A window from Pokkaliibacter sp. MBI-7 encodes these proteins:
- a CDS encoding beta-ketoacyl synthase, translating to MSHLPVIVGFGGVNASGRASFHHSYRRQVIDQLSEDTSQQTWLSLATMMGLAKSENGQFFDAQNQPLSAREVVSLFGDYIRNNTQIRRINHEAFDVNNVPHHVASKLAPTENSPHQFIIRQRHMPEHVPSSWQLQDLGNGYLQITTAEPLDVMLYDYRSAPVQSGGQLPTGFLPGELYQSRNHPRALQMTVFGASDCLGSMGIDWSLIRGRVAPDQIAVYAGNSIGQLDDHGFGGMLKSHYMGKRVTSKQMPLGYGQMPADFINAYVLGSVGSTGTSLGACASFLYNLQMAVRDIRSGVKKVVMVGGSDTPITPEIIEGFRAMGALAEDKNLRDLDGIAELTEEQYRRACRPFSTNCGFTVGESAQFIMLMADDLAVELGAQVFGSVPDVFVNADGHKKSISAPGIGNYLTLGKAAGLVKAILGEKALRNRTFVHAHGTSTPQNRVTESHVLNEIAKAFKIPSWKVAAIKCYLGHSQGTAAGDQLTNALGVWAYGLIPGIGTIDHVADDVHSSNLMIRAEHHHVGTDGMDAIFLNSKGFGGNNASTAVLSPEVTMQMLSKKHGGKVIDTMRSRQEQAIEKASAYDQEATKGTARPLYLFGHNVLEGEDLAISENAITLPGFENPVSLELENPFGDMV from the coding sequence TTGTCTCATTTGCCTGTCATCGTCGGTTTTGGCGGAGTCAACGCTTCTGGGCGTGCTTCTTTTCACCATAGTTATCGCCGCCAGGTCATCGATCAGCTTTCTGAAGACACATCGCAGCAAACCTGGCTAAGTCTGGCCACCATGATGGGCTTGGCCAAATCCGAAAACGGTCAATTTTTCGACGCTCAGAATCAGCCTCTGTCCGCTCGCGAAGTGGTCAGCCTGTTCGGCGACTATATCCGTAATAACACCCAGATTCGTCGCATCAACCATGAAGCCTTTGACGTCAACAACGTCCCGCATCATGTTGCCAGTAAACTGGCTCCTACGGAAAACTCTCCCCATCAGTTCATCATCCGCCAGCGCCACATGCCTGAACATGTACCCTCAAGCTGGCAGTTACAAGACCTGGGCAACGGTTATCTGCAAATCACCACCGCTGAGCCGCTGGACGTGATGCTGTATGACTACCGCAGTGCGCCGGTGCAGAGTGGTGGCCAGTTACCGACAGGTTTCCTGCCCGGCGAGCTGTATCAGTCACGTAACCATCCCCGTGCTCTGCAGATGACCGTCTTCGGCGCTTCTGACTGTCTGGGCTCGATGGGTATCGACTGGAGCCTGATCCGCGGTCGCGTCGCCCCCGATCAGATCGCAGTCTACGCTGGCAACTCTATTGGTCAGCTCGATGACCACGGCTTTGGCGGCATGCTCAAATCCCATTACATGGGCAAACGCGTGACCTCCAAGCAGATGCCACTGGGCTACGGCCAGATGCCTGCTGACTTCATCAATGCCTATGTACTGGGCAGCGTCGGCTCAACCGGCACCTCACTCGGCGCCTGTGCCTCGTTCCTGTACAACCTGCAGATGGCCGTACGCGACATCCGCTCCGGCGTCAAAAAAGTCGTCATGGTCGGTGGCAGCGATACACCCATTACCCCGGAAATCATCGAAGGCTTCCGTGCCATGGGTGCTCTGGCAGAAGACAAAAACCTGCGCGACCTGGACGGCATCGCTGAGCTGACCGAAGAGCAGTATCGCCGTGCCTGCCGCCCCTTCTCTACCAACTGCGGTTTCACCGTGGGCGAGTCTGCCCAGTTCATCATGCTGATGGCGGATGATCTGGCTGTTGAGCTGGGTGCTCAGGTGTTTGGTTCCGTACCTGATGTATTCGTCAATGCTGACGGCCACAAGAAGTCCATTTCGGCACCCGGCATCGGCAACTATCTGACTCTGGGTAAGGCTGCCGGTCTGGTCAAAGCCATCCTGGGTGAAAAAGCCCTGCGTAATCGCACCTTCGTCCACGCCCATGGCACCAGCACCCCGCAGAACCGGGTGACCGAGTCGCATGTGCTCAACGAAATCGCCAAGGCCTTCAAGATTCCGTCATGGAAGGTAGCCGCCATCAAGTGCTACCTCGGCCACTCACAGGGCACCGCCGCGGGTGATCAGCTGACCAACGCACTGGGTGTCTGGGCCTATGGTCTGATCCCCGGCATTGGCACCATTGATCACGTCGCCGACGATGTGCACAGCTCCAATCTGATGATTCGTGCCGAGCATCATCACGTGGGCACTGACGGCATGGATGCGATCTTCCTCAACTCCAAAGGCTTTGGTGGCAACAACGCCAGCACCGCTGTGCTGTCGCCGGAGGTCACCATGCAGATGCTGAGCAAGAAGCACGGCGGTAAGGTGATCGACACCATGCGCAGCCGTCAGGAGCAAGCCATCGAAAAAGCCAGCGCTTATGATCAGGAAGCCACCAAGGGTACCGCACGTCCGTTGTACCTGTTCGGCCACAACGTGCTGGAAGGCGAAGATCTGGCGATCAGCGAAAACGCTATTACCCTGCCCGGTTTTGAAAACCCGGTCAGCCTGGAGCTGGAAAATCCGTTCGGAGACATGGTGTAA
- a CDS encoding OmpA family protein, with the protein MTTDPYTGQQKVGNTTKGAGIGAVAGAVLGAAVSSKSDRGKGALIGAAVGAGIGGGVGNYFDRQEAALREELQGSGVQVNRNGDAIDLVMPGNITFATDSEQIAPSFYNTLNSVVKVLAKYDQTHLDVVGYTDSTGSFEHNQLLSERRANSVASYLLQNGIPSSRVTARGLGERDPIASNDTADGRAQNRRVTLQIRPMQ; encoded by the coding sequence ATGACGACTGATCCTTACACTGGTCAGCAGAAGGTGGGTAACACCACCAAAGGAGCAGGAATTGGTGCGGTTGCTGGCGCCGTTTTGGGGGCTGCGGTGTCGAGCAAAAGCGACCGTGGCAAGGGCGCTTTGATTGGTGCCGCCGTGGGGGCGGGCATTGGTGGCGGGGTTGGTAATTACTTCGACCGTCAGGAGGCTGCTCTACGTGAGGAACTGCAGGGGTCTGGCGTTCAGGTGAACCGTAATGGCGATGCCATTGATCTGGTGATGCCGGGCAATATCACCTTTGCAACCGACAGCGAGCAAATTGCGCCGTCGTTCTACAACACCCTCAACAGTGTGGTGAAAGTGCTGGCCAAATACGACCAGACGCATCTGGACGTGGTGGGTTATACCGACTCAACCGGCTCATTCGAGCACAACCAGCTGCTGTCTGAGCGCCGTGCCAATTCGGTGGCCAGCTATCTGTTGCAGAATGGCATTCCATCGAGCCGGGTAACGGCTCGTGGTCTGGGTGAACGTGATCCTATCGCCAGCAATGATACAGCGGACGGGCGGGCACAGAACCGCCGTGTGACCCTGCAGATTCGCCCGATGCAGTAA
- the zapB gene encoding cell division protein ZapB produces the protein MMPNELLNSLDNKIQSLIEEVELLRLEVSELRQSKADLEQQRGQWEDAVKSMLSKFEQVTEA, from the coding sequence ATGATGCCAAATGAATTACTCAACAGTCTGGACAACAAGATTCAGAGTCTGATCGAGGAAGTAGAACTGCTGCGCCTTGAAGTCAGCGAACTGCGCCAGAGCAAAGCCGATCTGGAACAGCAGCGCGGTCAGTGGGAAGACGCTGTAAAATCCATGCTGAGCAAGTTTGAGCAGGTCACTGAAGCCTGA
- a CDS encoding flagellar assembly protein T N-terminal domain-containing protein — MLHRSLLPFLLLCVLLPLAAQAVTVDSQGQALIGMGGKDQAREQAIREASQLALLQAGSSFSSSQEMENGVMQRDTTRMSSEGRITDIKVLKEKTDNGVLIVWIRAEIEPEQSCAQPGVTRNYRKNILIAAFPMLRPDDATLGGIGNIVNDLSIDLAHRLGSSPGLALLPMGKMQVLGAQQAPTTGDLPNISLALPQLRHLNNVQYVVSGRIRDLSMAPIDNATSGSWLSPSNLKDYVPGLVTEHRQFAMDIYVHDADDGQLIFQDSIHTSGAWIPDRYRQIGFGTETFWKSLYGQAVNRSLDGLAHKLTGLLQCQPFSARIIRAEGQRLLVNAGRQAGLRVGDTLQVYRQRYDYGPQGEVYPQLDDTQTSARVSSIQGDSAWLELPFDASQINIQQDDRVMAW; from the coding sequence ATGCTGCATCGCTCCCTTCTTCCTTTCCTGTTGCTATGTGTACTGCTGCCTCTGGCAGCTCAAGCCGTCACCGTGGACTCCCAGGGTCAGGCACTGATAGGCATGGGGGGTAAAGATCAGGCCCGTGAACAGGCGATCCGTGAAGCCTCCCAACTGGCACTTTTGCAGGCAGGCAGTTCATTCAGCAGCAGTCAGGAAATGGAGAACGGTGTCATGCAGCGCGACACCACCCGCATGAGCAGTGAAGGGCGTATTACTGACATCAAGGTGCTCAAGGAGAAAACTGACAACGGCGTACTGATCGTATGGATTCGCGCCGAGATTGAGCCTGAACAAAGTTGTGCTCAGCCCGGCGTTACCCGCAACTACCGCAAGAATATTCTGATCGCTGCATTCCCGATGCTGCGCCCTGATGACGCCACCCTCGGCGGCATTGGCAATATCGTTAATGATCTCAGTATTGATCTGGCCCATCGTCTTGGCAGCTCTCCCGGGCTGGCCCTGCTGCCGATGGGCAAGATGCAGGTATTAGGTGCTCAGCAGGCGCCTACCACCGGCGACCTGCCCAATATCAGTCTGGCCCTGCCACAGTTAAGGCATCTCAATAACGTGCAGTATGTAGTGTCTGGTCGCATTCGTGACCTGTCGATGGCCCCTATCGACAACGCCACCTCTGGCTCATGGCTGTCGCCCTCCAACCTCAAGGACTATGTCCCTGGTCTGGTCACCGAACATCGTCAGTTCGCCATGGACATTTATGTACACGATGCTGATGACGGTCAGTTGATTTTTCAGGACAGCATACACACCTCCGGCGCCTGGATTCCGGATCGCTACAGACAGATTGGTTTCGGTACCGAAACATTCTGGAAAAGTCTGTATGGACAGGCAGTGAACCGTAGCCTCGACGGCCTTGCCCATAAATTGACCGGCCTGCTACAGTGCCAGCCCTTCAGCGCCCGCATTATCCGCGCCGAAGGGCAGCGTCTGCTGGTCAACGCTGGTCGTCAGGCTGGCCTGCGGGTAGGTGACACCTTGCAGGTATATCGTCAGCGCTATGACTATGGTCCGCAGGGAGAGGTCTACCCACAGCTGGATGACACCCAGACCAGTGCGCGGGTCAGCAGTATACAGGGAGACTCTGCCTGGCTTGAGTTGCCTTTCGATGCCAGTCAGATCAATATCCAGCAGGACGACCGGGTGATGGCGTGGTAA
- a CDS encoding YcbX family protein — MTVSLSDILVYPVKSCRGLSMSHAWVEPEGLAWDRRWVVVEPSGRFITARTHPKLALLRCHILQQGLLLRAPDMEDLHLHIPDFINEYQPISIWKSELQGQLTLNVADEWLSRWLGQPVALRYQGVDSFREIKQTGLPVSFADGYPLLLTSEASLAYLQERCPEVIPMQRFRSNLVVEGSLPFIEDSWTEIRIGEVRFAVVKPCSRCVFTTLDVDSQQFSAMVEPLSTLQTFRQDDEGEVYFGMNLIPLNSGSVLKGDQVEVLSSTRVKAYPLRPRQTGVDVQPAASKQVKVRLHDHRLDSVQQFEASSSRTLLEQAEDNGVSLPYSCRAGLCGSCRVRVRKGQVVSRSQAPLSAEEIAEGVVLACCSYALDDVELTLDN; from the coding sequence GTGACTGTAAGTCTGTCGGACATCCTGGTTTATCCCGTCAAATCCTGCCGCGGACTGTCCATGTCTCATGCCTGGGTGGAGCCGGAAGGGCTGGCCTGGGACCGACGCTGGGTGGTGGTAGAGCCCAGCGGGCGTTTTATCACCGCCCGTACCCATCCCAAACTGGCGCTGCTGCGCTGCCATATCCTGCAGCAGGGTCTACTGCTGCGGGCGCCGGACATGGAAGATCTGCACCTGCATATTCCCGACTTCATCAATGAATATCAGCCCATATCCATCTGGAAAAGTGAGCTGCAGGGGCAGCTGACCCTGAATGTTGCTGATGAATGGTTAAGCCGCTGGCTGGGCCAGCCAGTCGCCCTGCGTTATCAGGGAGTGGACAGCTTTCGTGAAATCAAACAGACCGGATTGCCTGTCAGCTTTGCTGATGGATACCCGCTGCTGCTGACCTCGGAAGCTTCGCTGGCCTATTTGCAGGAGCGCTGCCCTGAAGTGATTCCCATGCAGCGCTTCCGCTCCAATCTGGTGGTGGAAGGCAGCCTGCCCTTTATCGAGGACAGCTGGACCGAAATCCGGATTGGCGAAGTGCGCTTTGCCGTGGTCAAGCCTTGCAGCCGTTGTGTGTTTACTACTCTGGATGTTGACAGCCAGCAGTTCAGTGCGATGGTTGAGCCGCTGAGTACGCTGCAGACCTTCCGTCAGGATGATGAGGGTGAGGTGTATTTCGGTATGAATCTGATCCCGCTCAACAGCGGTAGTGTGCTCAAGGGCGATCAGGTGGAGGTGTTGTCATCTACGCGGGTCAAGGCCTACCCGCTGCGTCCCCGGCAAACCGGTGTGGATGTGCAGCCAGCTGCCAGCAAACAGGTCAAAGTGCGACTGCATGATCATCGGCTCGACAGCGTTCAGCAGTTTGAGGCGTCCTCTTCGCGCACGCTGCTGGAGCAGGCCGAAGACAATGGCGTCAGCCTGCCCTATAGCTGCCGTGCCGGGTTGTGTGGCAGCTGCAGGGTCAGGGTACGCAAAGGGCAGGTGGTCAGCCGTTCACAGGCACCGCTGAGTGCGGAGGAAATTGCCGAGGGGGTGGTATTGGCCTGCTGCAGCTACGCACTGGATGACGTTGAGCTGACGCTGGACAACTGA